From one Phoenix dactylifera cultivar Barhee BC4 unplaced genomic scaffold, palm_55x_up_171113_PBpolish2nd_filt_p 000283F, whole genome shotgun sequence genomic stretch:
- the LOC103704651 gene encoding bromodomain and WD repeat-containing protein 3-like isoform X1, which yields MKAKNFSQKPTLVGHFAGVALIMALRKYKPSGDASSASMASLNFNKKVREKVNPVEPEMTASLPTEADVDIDLREVYFLIMHFLSAGPFNRTYGQFWNELLEHQLLPRRYHAWYSRSGLRSGDEDDDGVSLPLCYLKLAERYPHIGKDHLVKLLKQLILNSSHQLHGMVGGGLPNAADVPTLLGSGSFSLLGSDRDKEDKGTDKLPGYLRWPHMQADQVRGLSLREIGGGFTKHHRAPSVRAACYAIAKPLTLVQKMQIIKKVRGHQNAVYCATFDRSGRYVITGSDDRLVKIWSMETAFCLTSCRGHEGDITDLAVSSNNALVASSSNDFIIRVWRLPDGLPISVLRGHTGAVTAIAFSPRPSAVYQLLSSSDDGTCRIWDARNSQLSPRIYIPKPSDNSAGKSSDPSPSTVQHSHQILCCAFNANGTVFVTGSSDTYARVWNACKSNTDDSEQPNHEMDLLSGHENDVNYVQFSGCVVASRSPTADILKEDNIPKFKNSWFTHDNIVTCSRDGSAIIWIPRSRRSHGKVGRWTRAYHLKVPPPPMPPQPPHGGPRQRFQPTPRGVNMIVWSLDNRFVLAAIMDCRICVWNASDGSLVHSLIGHSESTFVLDVHPFNPRIAMSAGYDGKTIIWDIWEGTPVQIYETGRFKLVDGKFSPDGTSIVLSDEVGQIFIIATGQGESQKDAKYDQFFLGDYRPLVQDANGNVLDQETQLLAYRRNIQDLLCDSSMIPYPEPYQNMYQQRRLGTLGVEWHPTSVNFAVGPTYNVDTGDYQMLPIVDLDRWAEPLPEFIDAIDWEPENEVQSDDTDSEYNVTDEYSSEGEHESLSSSSSGEPVCSADDSGDHNNECLRRSKRKKHKSEVEFTTSSGRRVKRRNLDEHDGTTLSRTHRLRRSRSGWLASRKKSSKSKSLRPQRRAARNALNLFSKITGVSTDGEDEDDSESSSSESESMLPDSNTQSMESDKSRQNNQIKHAKEKEVSRVECEDVAKPSALAESQANVGSKRRLVLKLPRRDQKAVLSSKKTRLECDEQDVLVDSLAKANTDVANPNRTCEPAHIFGNTADDIREIGLTEKSDQLNLSAAYQGSTIKWGEVKLRSSKRLRLGDGSLTETWPASNACPDGPNIVGSDTNGHLKSEDEYGTSSNSRIRAHGNSIGRMRCRDKAQVEDGVSHGLDGARVEELSSDRKGKSSELPQSSPYIDQENKVTIRVTSNGNRIESATHMDEEHQNSYQNSESRGIAVRLEGSEVVNDNKNGYIFSSKNSADHDQVEKNAQPSYLKVRIKSRELAKETSSSSSKLKAIAVEDLRSSECELMSNSPTTNEQNGVSGMREEDEGTSGQNPEHGEWNNGSESLETWANQNAEPSISHDSKKMHAESYIKKYNVVYKRSKSFRGRKNSNGGFHGMDDSTWNCNNQGGNMKVNLSDAMADGIRQTRSMGTRASMDEITPRTSSFRVKQCHGSLETSRTGGRSILNGGDELLCDQWKPTSNMTVGLRSTRNRRENYSSTDSRPLDKRKYQPLCRLSWLMLLEHEESYRYIPQQGDVVAYLRQGHEEYIKASRLHGAGPWKSIKSLKAVEFCKVQGFDYSTLPGSGESCCKLTLEFIDPSSSGFGKAFRITLPELVAFPDFLVERTRYDAAIERNWTHRDKCQVWWRNEDGDGGSWWEGRILAVKTKSSDFPESPWERYVIQYRNDCSGQHLHSPWELHDADSQWEHPHIDDMARSKLLSSIAKIEQTSIRNQDCYGIQKLNQVAQKSDFLNRFPVPLSLEVIKRRLENNYYRTLEAVKHDVSVTLSNAESYFGRSAEMTMKMRRLSDWITRIFSSL from the exons ATGAAAGCCAAGAATTTCAGTCAAAAGCCTACTCTGGTTGGACACTTTGCAG GTGTTGCACTAATTATGGCCCTTAGGAAATACAAACCTTCTGGTGATGCATCTTCTGCCAGTATGGCATCTTTGAATTTTAACAAGAAGGTGCGTGAGAAGGTCAATCCTGTGGAGCCAGAAATGACAGCAAGCCTCCCAACAGAGGCTGATGTAGATATTGACCTCAGAGAAGTCTACTTTTTGATAATGCATTTTCTATCAGCTGGGCCATTTAATCGGACATATGGACAGTTTTGGAATGAGCTTTTGGAGCATCAGCTTCTACCGAGAAGATACCATGCTTGGTATTCAAGAAGTGGTTTACGGAGTGGGGATGAAGATGATGATGGTGTGTCACTCCCATTGTGCTACCTCAAGCTGGCTGAGAG GTACCCTCACATCGGAAAAGATCACTTGGTAAAGCTTTTGAAGCAATTGATTCTTAATTCTTCCCATCAATTGCATGGCATGGTTGGTGGAGGTCTTCCAAATGCAGCTGATGTTCCCACACTCCTGGGTTCTGGTTCCTTTTCTCTTCTTGGAT CTGATAGGGATAAAGAAGACAAGGGAACCGATAAGTTGCCTGGTTATCTGCGTTGGCCACACATGCAGGCTGATCAGGTGCGTGGGTTAAGCTTGAGGGAGATAGGTGGTGGTTTCACAAAACATCATCGTGCTCCATCTGTTCGTGCAGCATGCTATGCCATTGCTAAACCATTGACTCTAGTGCAAAAGATGCAAATCATAAAAAAAGTACGGGGACATCAGAATGCTGTCTATTGTG CTACATTTGATCGCTCAGGGCGATATGTAATTACTGGTTCAGACGATCGCCTTGTAAAGATCTGGTCAATGGAAACTGCATTTTGCCTGACCAGCTGCCGCGGACATGAA GGTGACATTACTGATTTGGCTGTGAGTTCAAATAATGCGTTGGTAGCATCTTCTTCAAATGATTTCATTATTAGAGTT TGGCGTTTACCTGATGGACTACCAATTTCAGTCCTGAGGGGACACACTGGAGCAGTAACTGCTATTGCCTTTAGTCCCAGGCCAAGCGCAGTTTACCAGCTATTATC GTCTTCTGATGATGGAACCTGCCGGATCTGGGATGCTAGGAACTCCCAACTTAGTCCACGAATTTACATCCCGAAACCTTCAGATAATTCAGCTG GAAAGAGCTCTGATCCCTCTCCTAGTACTGTTCAACACAGTCATCAGATCTTATGTTGTGCATTTAATGCTAATGGAACTGTATTTGTCACTGGCAGCTCAGACACATATGCGAGG GTCTGGAATGCTTGTAAGAGCAACACTGATGACTCTGAGCAACCAAATCATGAGATGGATCTGTTATCTGGTCATGAAAATGATGTCAATTATGTGCAATTCAG TGGCTGTGTTGTGGCTTCTAGATCTCCTACAGCTGATATTTTAAAGGAGGATAATATTCCAAAGTTCAAAAATTCCTG GTTCACCCATGACAACATAGTCACGTGCTCCCGTGATGGCAGTGCAATTATCTGGATTCCAAGGTCCCGACGATCTCAT GGAAAAGTTGGGCGCTGGACACGTGCTTATCATCTTAAGGTTCCTCCTCCACCTATGCCTCCTCAACCTCCACATGGGGGTCCACGTCAGAGATTTCAGCCAACTCCTCGAGGTGTTAATATGATTGTGTGGAGCTTGGATAACCGCTTCGTGCTTGCTGCTATCATGG ATTGCAGAATATGTGTTTGGAATGCGTCTGATGGCAGCTTAGTTCATTCGTTGATTGGTCATAGTGAATCA ACATTTGTCTTGGATGTGCATCCTTTCAATCCTCGGATAGCTATGAGTGCTGGGTATGATGGAAAGACGATCATCTGGGAT ATATGGGAGGGCACACCAGTACAGATCTATGAAACTGGACGCTTTAAGTTGGTTGATGGAAAATTCTCTCC GGATGGGACATCTATTGTTCTCTCAGATGAAGTTGGACAAATATTTATAATAGCCACAGGGCAAGGGGAGTCTCAAAAGGATGCAAAATACGATCAG TTTTTCCTTGGAGATTATCGCCCCCTTGTCCAAGATGCCAATGGAAATGTTTTAGATCAG GAGACCCAGCTTTTAGCATATCGAAGAAATATTCAGGATCTCCTTTGTGATTCAA GCATGATCCCCTACCCTGAACCTTACCAGAACATGTACCAGCAGCGTCGGTTGGGTACCCTGGGTGTTGAGTGGCATCCTACTTCAGTAAATTTTGCAGTTGGCCCAACTTACAATGTTGATACTGGTGATTATCAAATGCTGCCAATTGTAGACCTGGATAGATGGGCTGAGCCTTTACCAGAATTCATAGATGCCATTGACTGGGAACCGGAAAACGAAGTACAAAGTGATGATACTGATTCCGAGTACAATGTCACCGATGAATATTCAAGTGAAGGGGAACATGAGAGTTTAAGCAGCAGTTCCTCTGGAGAGCCTGTGTGCAGTGCAGATGACAGTGGGGACCATAATAATGAGTGCCTCCGGAGATCTAAAAGGAAGAAGCACAAGTCGGAA GTGGAGTTCACAACTTCTTCTGGGAGGCGTGTTAAAAGAAGAAACTTGGACGAGCATGATGGCACTACTTTATCAAGGACTCATAGACTGCGGAGGTCAAGAAGTGGCTGGTTGGCTTCAAGGAAAAAATCATCTAAATCAAAGTCATTGCGGCCTCAGAGGCGCGCTGCGCGCAATGCtcttaatttattttctaaaataactGGAGTTTCTACAGATGGGGAAGATGAAGATGACTCGGAGAGCAGTTCCTCAGAAAGTGAATCGATGCTTCCAGATTCAAACACTCAAAGCATGGAGTCTGACAAGTCAAGGCAGAATAACCAGATAAAGCATGCAAAAGAGAAGGAAGTCTCCAGAGTTGAGTGTGAAGATGTTGCAAAACCTTCTGCACTTGCTGAATCTCAGGCAAATGTTGGAAGCAAGAGGAGATTGGTCCTTAAATTGCCACGTCGtgatcaaaaagctgttttgtcTTCTAAGAAAACGAGACTTGAATGCGATGAACAGGATGTTCTTGTTGACTCATTAGCTAAAGCAAATACTGATGTAGCTAACCCAAATAGAACATGTGAGCCAGCACATATTTTTGGCAACACAGCTGATGATATCAGAGAAATAGGGCTAACTGAAAAGTCAGACCAGCTTAACTTGTCTGCAGCTTACCAGGGTAGCACAATCAAATGGGGAGAAGTAAAGTTGCGCTCTTCTAAACGTCTGAGATTGGGCGATGGTTCGCTGACAGAAACATGGCCTGCAAGTAATGCATGTCCAGATGGTCCTAACATAGTTGGAAGTGACACTAATGGACATCTCAAATCTGAGGATGAGTATGGAACATCCTCTAATTCCAGGATCCGAGCTCATGGAAACAGTATTGGCAGAATGAGATGCAGAGATAAAGCACAAGTTGAAGATGGTGTTTCACATGGATTGGATGGTGCAAGAGTTGAAGAGCTTTCTTCTGATAGGAAGGGCAAGTCTTCAGAACTTCCGCAGTCGTCACCATATATTGACCAAGAGAACAAGGTTACAATCCGAGTCACGTCTAATGGCAACAGAATTGAGTCAGCAACACATATGGATGAGGAACACCAAAATAGCTATCAGAACAGTGAATCCAGGGGTATTGCTGTTCGCCTAGAAGGATCTGAAGTTGTGAACGATAATAAAAATGGCTACATATTTAGCAGTAAGAATAGTGCTGACCATGATCAGGTGGAGAAAAATGCTCAGCCCAGCTATCTTAAGGTAAGGATCAAATCAAGAGAACTAGCCAAGGAAACCAGCAGTTCATCTTCCAAGTTAAAAGCTATTGCAGTTGAAGATCTTAGGAGCTCTGAGTGTGAACTAATGTCCAACAGTCCAACAacaaatgaacaaaatggagtttcTGGGATGCGTGAAGAAGATGAGGGTACTAGTGGACAGAATCCAGAGCATGGTGAATGGAATAATGGATCAGAAAGCTTGGAGACATGGGCAAATCAAAATGCCGAGCCATCCATTTCACATGATTCAAAGAAGATGCATGCAGAATCCTATATTAAGAAGTACAATGTTGTGTATAAAAGGTCAAAGTCATTCAGGGGTAGGAAGAACTCTAATGGTGGTTTCCATGGAATGGATGATAGCACGTGGAATTGCAACAACCAAGGTGGAAATATGAAAGTCAATCTCAGTGATGCTATGGCTGATGGCATCCGTCAAACAAGATCCATGGGTACAAGGGCAAGCATGGATGAGATTACACCTAGGACAAGTAGTTTCCGAGTGAAACAATGTCATGGTTCTTTAGAAACATCTAGAACTGGAGGAAGATCAATACTAAATGGTGGCGATGAACTTCTATGTGATCAATGGAAGCCAACCTCAAATATGACTGTTGGTTTACGGTCTACCCGAAACAGAAGAGAAAATTATAGCTCTACTGACTCGAGACCTTTAGATAAGCGAAAATACCAACCATTATGTAGACTTTCATGGTTGATGTTGTTAGAGCATGAAGAGAGCTATCGATATATTCCCCAACAAGGTGATGTGGTTGCATACTTGAGACAG GGCCATGAAGAATACATCAAAGCTTCCCGTTTGCATGGAGCAGGGCCTTGGAAATCGATCAAAAGCTTAAAAGCTGTAGAATTTTGCAAAGTTCAGGGCTTTGATTACTCTACTCTTCCTGGATCTGGGGAAAGCTGCTGCAAACTTACACTTGAGTTTATAGATCCTTCTTCGAGTGGGTTTGGTAAAGCTTTCAGGATCACTTTGCCTGAGCTTGTTGCTTTCCCAGACTTCCTTGTGGAAAGAACGCGTTATGATGCTGCCATTGAGAGAAACTGGACGCACAGAGATAAGTGTCAGGTATGGTGGAGGAATGAGGATGGAGATGGTGGGAGTTGGTGGGAGGGTCGTATTTTGGCAGTAAAGACTAAATCTTCTGACTTTCCGGAGAGCCCATGGGAGAGATATGTTATACAGTACAGAAATGATTGTTCTGGACAGCATTTACATAGTCCTTGGGAACTTCATGATGCCGATAGCCAGTGGGAGCATCCCCATATTGATGACATGGCCAGGAGCAAGTTGTTATCCAGTATTGCCAAGATAGAGCAAACCTCAATCAGGAATCAG GACTGTTATGGTATCCAGAAACTGAATCAGGTAGCACAGAAGTCTGATTTTCTAAACAG GTTCCCTGTTCCACTGTCCCTTGAGGTAATCAAGAGGAGATTAGAAAACAATTATTATCGCACTTTGGAGGCAGTAAAGCATGATGTCTCAGTTACACTTTCAAATGCTGAGTCCTACTTTGGCAGAAGTGCAGAGATGACGATGAAGATGCGACGACTGTCTGATTGGATCACACGCATTTTTTCATCTTTGTAG
- the LOC103704651 gene encoding bromodomain and WD repeat-containing protein 3-like isoform X2 — protein sequence MALRKYKPSGDASSASMASLNFNKKVREKVNPVEPEMTASLPTEADVDIDLREVYFLIMHFLSAGPFNRTYGQFWNELLEHQLLPRRYHAWYSRSGLRSGDEDDDGVSLPLCYLKLAERYPHIGKDHLVKLLKQLILNSSHQLHGMVGGGLPNAADVPTLLGSGSFSLLGSDRDKEDKGTDKLPGYLRWPHMQADQVRGLSLREIGGGFTKHHRAPSVRAACYAIAKPLTLVQKMQIIKKVRGHQNAVYCATFDRSGRYVITGSDDRLVKIWSMETAFCLTSCRGHEGDITDLAVSSNNALVASSSNDFIIRVWRLPDGLPISVLRGHTGAVTAIAFSPRPSAVYQLLSSSDDGTCRIWDARNSQLSPRIYIPKPSDNSAGKSSDPSPSTVQHSHQILCCAFNANGTVFVTGSSDTYARVWNACKSNTDDSEQPNHEMDLLSGHENDVNYVQFSGCVVASRSPTADILKEDNIPKFKNSWFTHDNIVTCSRDGSAIIWIPRSRRSHGKVGRWTRAYHLKVPPPPMPPQPPHGGPRQRFQPTPRGVNMIVWSLDNRFVLAAIMDCRICVWNASDGSLVHSLIGHSESTFVLDVHPFNPRIAMSAGYDGKTIIWDIWEGTPVQIYETGRFKLVDGKFSPDGTSIVLSDEVGQIFIIATGQGESQKDAKYDQFFLGDYRPLVQDANGNVLDQETQLLAYRRNIQDLLCDSSMIPYPEPYQNMYQQRRLGTLGVEWHPTSVNFAVGPTYNVDTGDYQMLPIVDLDRWAEPLPEFIDAIDWEPENEVQSDDTDSEYNVTDEYSSEGEHESLSSSSSGEPVCSADDSGDHNNECLRRSKRKKHKSEVEFTTSSGRRVKRRNLDEHDGTTLSRTHRLRRSRSGWLASRKKSSKSKSLRPQRRAARNALNLFSKITGVSTDGEDEDDSESSSSESESMLPDSNTQSMESDKSRQNNQIKHAKEKEVSRVECEDVAKPSALAESQANVGSKRRLVLKLPRRDQKAVLSSKKTRLECDEQDVLVDSLAKANTDVANPNRTCEPAHIFGNTADDIREIGLTEKSDQLNLSAAYQGSTIKWGEVKLRSSKRLRLGDGSLTETWPASNACPDGPNIVGSDTNGHLKSEDEYGTSSNSRIRAHGNSIGRMRCRDKAQVEDGVSHGLDGARVEELSSDRKGKSSELPQSSPYIDQENKVTIRVTSNGNRIESATHMDEEHQNSYQNSESRGIAVRLEGSEVVNDNKNGYIFSSKNSADHDQVEKNAQPSYLKVRIKSRELAKETSSSSSKLKAIAVEDLRSSECELMSNSPTTNEQNGVSGMREEDEGTSGQNPEHGEWNNGSESLETWANQNAEPSISHDSKKMHAESYIKKYNVVYKRSKSFRGRKNSNGGFHGMDDSTWNCNNQGGNMKVNLSDAMADGIRQTRSMGTRASMDEITPRTSSFRVKQCHGSLETSRTGGRSILNGGDELLCDQWKPTSNMTVGLRSTRNRRENYSSTDSRPLDKRKYQPLCRLSWLMLLEHEESYRYIPQQGDVVAYLRQGHEEYIKASRLHGAGPWKSIKSLKAVEFCKVQGFDYSTLPGSGESCCKLTLEFIDPSSSGFGKAFRITLPELVAFPDFLVERTRYDAAIERNWTHRDKCQVWWRNEDGDGGSWWEGRILAVKTKSSDFPESPWERYVIQYRNDCSGQHLHSPWELHDADSQWEHPHIDDMARSKLLSSIAKIEQTSIRNQDCYGIQKLNQVAQKSDFLNRFPVPLSLEVIKRRLENNYYRTLEAVKHDVSVTLSNAESYFGRSAEMTMKMRRLSDWITRIFSSL from the exons ATGGCCCTTAGGAAATACAAACCTTCTGGTGATGCATCTTCTGCCAGTATGGCATCTTTGAATTTTAACAAGAAGGTGCGTGAGAAGGTCAATCCTGTGGAGCCAGAAATGACAGCAAGCCTCCCAACAGAGGCTGATGTAGATATTGACCTCAGAGAAGTCTACTTTTTGATAATGCATTTTCTATCAGCTGGGCCATTTAATCGGACATATGGACAGTTTTGGAATGAGCTTTTGGAGCATCAGCTTCTACCGAGAAGATACCATGCTTGGTATTCAAGAAGTGGTTTACGGAGTGGGGATGAAGATGATGATGGTGTGTCACTCCCATTGTGCTACCTCAAGCTGGCTGAGAG GTACCCTCACATCGGAAAAGATCACTTGGTAAAGCTTTTGAAGCAATTGATTCTTAATTCTTCCCATCAATTGCATGGCATGGTTGGTGGAGGTCTTCCAAATGCAGCTGATGTTCCCACACTCCTGGGTTCTGGTTCCTTTTCTCTTCTTGGAT CTGATAGGGATAAAGAAGACAAGGGAACCGATAAGTTGCCTGGTTATCTGCGTTGGCCACACATGCAGGCTGATCAGGTGCGTGGGTTAAGCTTGAGGGAGATAGGTGGTGGTTTCACAAAACATCATCGTGCTCCATCTGTTCGTGCAGCATGCTATGCCATTGCTAAACCATTGACTCTAGTGCAAAAGATGCAAATCATAAAAAAAGTACGGGGACATCAGAATGCTGTCTATTGTG CTACATTTGATCGCTCAGGGCGATATGTAATTACTGGTTCAGACGATCGCCTTGTAAAGATCTGGTCAATGGAAACTGCATTTTGCCTGACCAGCTGCCGCGGACATGAA GGTGACATTACTGATTTGGCTGTGAGTTCAAATAATGCGTTGGTAGCATCTTCTTCAAATGATTTCATTATTAGAGTT TGGCGTTTACCTGATGGACTACCAATTTCAGTCCTGAGGGGACACACTGGAGCAGTAACTGCTATTGCCTTTAGTCCCAGGCCAAGCGCAGTTTACCAGCTATTATC GTCTTCTGATGATGGAACCTGCCGGATCTGGGATGCTAGGAACTCCCAACTTAGTCCACGAATTTACATCCCGAAACCTTCAGATAATTCAGCTG GAAAGAGCTCTGATCCCTCTCCTAGTACTGTTCAACACAGTCATCAGATCTTATGTTGTGCATTTAATGCTAATGGAACTGTATTTGTCACTGGCAGCTCAGACACATATGCGAGG GTCTGGAATGCTTGTAAGAGCAACACTGATGACTCTGAGCAACCAAATCATGAGATGGATCTGTTATCTGGTCATGAAAATGATGTCAATTATGTGCAATTCAG TGGCTGTGTTGTGGCTTCTAGATCTCCTACAGCTGATATTTTAAAGGAGGATAATATTCCAAAGTTCAAAAATTCCTG GTTCACCCATGACAACATAGTCACGTGCTCCCGTGATGGCAGTGCAATTATCTGGATTCCAAGGTCCCGACGATCTCAT GGAAAAGTTGGGCGCTGGACACGTGCTTATCATCTTAAGGTTCCTCCTCCACCTATGCCTCCTCAACCTCCACATGGGGGTCCACGTCAGAGATTTCAGCCAACTCCTCGAGGTGTTAATATGATTGTGTGGAGCTTGGATAACCGCTTCGTGCTTGCTGCTATCATGG ATTGCAGAATATGTGTTTGGAATGCGTCTGATGGCAGCTTAGTTCATTCGTTGATTGGTCATAGTGAATCA ACATTTGTCTTGGATGTGCATCCTTTCAATCCTCGGATAGCTATGAGTGCTGGGTATGATGGAAAGACGATCATCTGGGAT ATATGGGAGGGCACACCAGTACAGATCTATGAAACTGGACGCTTTAAGTTGGTTGATGGAAAATTCTCTCC GGATGGGACATCTATTGTTCTCTCAGATGAAGTTGGACAAATATTTATAATAGCCACAGGGCAAGGGGAGTCTCAAAAGGATGCAAAATACGATCAG TTTTTCCTTGGAGATTATCGCCCCCTTGTCCAAGATGCCAATGGAAATGTTTTAGATCAG GAGACCCAGCTTTTAGCATATCGAAGAAATATTCAGGATCTCCTTTGTGATTCAA GCATGATCCCCTACCCTGAACCTTACCAGAACATGTACCAGCAGCGTCGGTTGGGTACCCTGGGTGTTGAGTGGCATCCTACTTCAGTAAATTTTGCAGTTGGCCCAACTTACAATGTTGATACTGGTGATTATCAAATGCTGCCAATTGTAGACCTGGATAGATGGGCTGAGCCTTTACCAGAATTCATAGATGCCATTGACTGGGAACCGGAAAACGAAGTACAAAGTGATGATACTGATTCCGAGTACAATGTCACCGATGAATATTCAAGTGAAGGGGAACATGAGAGTTTAAGCAGCAGTTCCTCTGGAGAGCCTGTGTGCAGTGCAGATGACAGTGGGGACCATAATAATGAGTGCCTCCGGAGATCTAAAAGGAAGAAGCACAAGTCGGAA GTGGAGTTCACAACTTCTTCTGGGAGGCGTGTTAAAAGAAGAAACTTGGACGAGCATGATGGCACTACTTTATCAAGGACTCATAGACTGCGGAGGTCAAGAAGTGGCTGGTTGGCTTCAAGGAAAAAATCATCTAAATCAAAGTCATTGCGGCCTCAGAGGCGCGCTGCGCGCAATGCtcttaatttattttctaaaataactGGAGTTTCTACAGATGGGGAAGATGAAGATGACTCGGAGAGCAGTTCCTCAGAAAGTGAATCGATGCTTCCAGATTCAAACACTCAAAGCATGGAGTCTGACAAGTCAAGGCAGAATAACCAGATAAAGCATGCAAAAGAGAAGGAAGTCTCCAGAGTTGAGTGTGAAGATGTTGCAAAACCTTCTGCACTTGCTGAATCTCAGGCAAATGTTGGAAGCAAGAGGAGATTGGTCCTTAAATTGCCACGTCGtgatcaaaaagctgttttgtcTTCTAAGAAAACGAGACTTGAATGCGATGAACAGGATGTTCTTGTTGACTCATTAGCTAAAGCAAATACTGATGTAGCTAACCCAAATAGAACATGTGAGCCAGCACATATTTTTGGCAACACAGCTGATGATATCAGAGAAATAGGGCTAACTGAAAAGTCAGACCAGCTTAACTTGTCTGCAGCTTACCAGGGTAGCACAATCAAATGGGGAGAAGTAAAGTTGCGCTCTTCTAAACGTCTGAGATTGGGCGATGGTTCGCTGACAGAAACATGGCCTGCAAGTAATGCATGTCCAGATGGTCCTAACATAGTTGGAAGTGACACTAATGGACATCTCAAATCTGAGGATGAGTATGGAACATCCTCTAATTCCAGGATCCGAGCTCATGGAAACAGTATTGGCAGAATGAGATGCAGAGATAAAGCACAAGTTGAAGATGGTGTTTCACATGGATTGGATGGTGCAAGAGTTGAAGAGCTTTCTTCTGATAGGAAGGGCAAGTCTTCAGAACTTCCGCAGTCGTCACCATATATTGACCAAGAGAACAAGGTTACAATCCGAGTCACGTCTAATGGCAACAGAATTGAGTCAGCAACACATATGGATGAGGAACACCAAAATAGCTATCAGAACAGTGAATCCAGGGGTATTGCTGTTCGCCTAGAAGGATCTGAAGTTGTGAACGATAATAAAAATGGCTACATATTTAGCAGTAAGAATAGTGCTGACCATGATCAGGTGGAGAAAAATGCTCAGCCCAGCTATCTTAAGGTAAGGATCAAATCAAGAGAACTAGCCAAGGAAACCAGCAGTTCATCTTCCAAGTTAAAAGCTATTGCAGTTGAAGATCTTAGGAGCTCTGAGTGTGAACTAATGTCCAACAGTCCAACAacaaatgaacaaaatggagtttcTGGGATGCGTGAAGAAGATGAGGGTACTAGTGGACAGAATCCAGAGCATGGTGAATGGAATAATGGATCAGAAAGCTTGGAGACATGGGCAAATCAAAATGCCGAGCCATCCATTTCACATGATTCAAAGAAGATGCATGCAGAATCCTATATTAAGAAGTACAATGTTGTGTATAAAAGGTCAAAGTCATTCAGGGGTAGGAAGAACTCTAATGGTGGTTTCCATGGAATGGATGATAGCACGTGGAATTGCAACAACCAAGGTGGAAATATGAAAGTCAATCTCAGTGATGCTATGGCTGATGGCATCCGTCAAACAAGATCCATGGGTACAAGGGCAAGCATGGATGAGATTACACCTAGGACAAGTAGTTTCCGAGTGAAACAATGTCATGGTTCTTTAGAAACATCTAGAACTGGAGGAAGATCAATACTAAATGGTGGCGATGAACTTCTATGTGATCAATGGAAGCCAACCTCAAATATGACTGTTGGTTTACGGTCTACCCGAAACAGAAGAGAAAATTATAGCTCTACTGACTCGAGACCTTTAGATAAGCGAAAATACCAACCATTATGTAGACTTTCATGGTTGATGTTGTTAGAGCATGAAGAGAGCTATCGATATATTCCCCAACAAGGTGATGTGGTTGCATACTTGAGACAG GGCCATGAAGAATACATCAAAGCTTCCCGTTTGCATGGAGCAGGGCCTTGGAAATCGATCAAAAGCTTAAAAGCTGTAGAATTTTGCAAAGTTCAGGGCTTTGATTACTCTACTCTTCCTGGATCTGGGGAAAGCTGCTGCAAACTTACACTTGAGTTTATAGATCCTTCTTCGAGTGGGTTTGGTAAAGCTTTCAGGATCACTTTGCCTGAGCTTGTTGCTTTCCCAGACTTCCTTGTGGAAAGAACGCGTTATGATGCTGCCATTGAGAGAAACTGGACGCACAGAGATAAGTGTCAGGTATGGTGGAGGAATGAGGATGGAGATGGTGGGAGTTGGTGGGAGGGTCGTATTTTGGCAGTAAAGACTAAATCTTCTGACTTTCCGGAGAGCCCATGGGAGAGATATGTTATACAGTACAGAAATGATTGTTCTGGACAGCATTTACATAGTCCTTGGGAACTTCATGATGCCGATAGCCAGTGGGAGCATCCCCATATTGATGACATGGCCAGGAGCAAGTTGTTATCCAGTATTGCCAAGATAGAGCAAACCTCAATCAGGAATCAG GACTGTTATGGTATCCAGAAACTGAATCAGGTAGCACAGAAGTCTGATTTTCTAAACAG GTTCCCTGTTCCACTGTCCCTTGAGGTAATCAAGAGGAGATTAGAAAACAATTATTATCGCACTTTGGAGGCAGTAAAGCATGATGTCTCAGTTACACTTTCAAATGCTGAGTCCTACTTTGGCAGAAGTGCAGAGATGACGATGAAGATGCGACGACTGTCTGATTGGATCACACGCATTTTTTCATCTTTGTAG